Genomic window (Chromatiales bacterium):
ACCACGATCTGCGGCCCACAGCCCGGCACGAAACCCACGAGCACGGCGATCAACGGCACGAGCGGCGCCCAGACCGTGAACCATGCGCCGAGATCGATCCCCGTCCACGCGACGATCAGCTCGTAGCCCGCGAACGCGGCGATGACCCAGGCGGTGACGAACGCGGTCTGATCCAGCGTCCGGTCGACGAGCGCCTTCGATGTCGCGCCCGTTCCGGTGCAGCCGGGAGACTCGCGGTAACCGTTGCGCGCCCAAAGCATGAGCGCGAGCGCACCGCCGACAAACCCGAGCATGCCGGTCACGGGCGCGCCAAGAACTGCATCCACGTCGATCTGAAAGGCACCGGCCACGCCCACCACCAGCCCAGGCACCAGCAACCATGCGCCAAAGCGGTAGAAAGCCGGTGCCGACTTGAGCGCACACCCGGATTCACAGCCGCTGGCTCCTCCACGATCCCGGCGTGGCGGATGCACCGCCGGTAAACGTTCGACAAACCAGCCGCTCAGCAATCCCACCACGATTCCGAGTACGAACACGCCGAGCCCCGTCATCGGCTCGCGGGCAAGCAGCAGAAAGGCCGCATCGCCCATGGTTGCGGTCAGGGTTGCCACCACCGCGCCGAAGCCGATGCGGCCCGAGACGTACTGCGTCACGACCAGGATCGACCCGCCACAGCCCGGCAGCGCGCCGAGCAACGCGGCGGCCGGCACCTGAAGAGCCTTGCGTCGCATCATCACGTCGCCGAGATCGACGCCGAAGGCACGTTCGGCGCCATAGAACAGCAGCAGGGTCGCGGCCACGAAGACGCTGACCGACAGGTAGGCGTCGCTGATTGCGCCGACCAGAATCTGCGCCGTCCCGGGCGCCGCAAGCGCGAGAAGCGCGACCAGAAACCCAACGCTCAACCAGCCGACCGGCCGCGTGCCGGCATCGAGCCCGATTGCCGTCGCACGCCGTACAGCCAGAACCGCTGTCGTCATCGTCGTTCTCCCAAGTGCCGGGCCATGCCCTGATCGTCACTCTATGAGAACGCTTCTTATTTATGAAATGAATTGTTTCTAAGCCAGCGATAGGCCGCGACTAAGCGTGACCAACCCTTCAGACTGACCGGCAAGCAAAAACCGGGCGAACGCCCGAAACACCCCAGGCCGCATGGGATACGTGGTATTTTCCGTCCATCGAAGGTCGATGGACCGTGTGTAATGACGACTAACCGGTGCAATGCCGGGCTAAAGCCTCGGGATCTTCAACCCGGCTATGTCTCGGCCGAGCCGAGCCGTTGCGCCAACCCTGCCCTTCGGCGGGAGTTGATGCACACCATTGGTGCAGATGGCCGCATATTACGAATATCGTGCCGGCACAATATTGCCGATATTGTGCCAGCTG
Coding sequences:
- a CDS encoding arsenic efflux protein yields the protein MTTAVLAVRRATAIGLDAGTRPVGWLSVGFLVALLALAAPGTAQILVGAISDAYLSVSVFVAATLLLFYGAERAFGVDLGDVMMRRKALQVPAAALLGALPGCGGSILVVTQYVSGRIGFGAVVATLTATMGDAAFLLLAREPMTGLGVFVLGIVVGLLSGWFVERLPAVHPPRRDRGGASGCESGCALKSAPAFYRFGAWLLVPGLVVGVAGAFQIDVDAVLGAPVTGMLGFVGGALALMLWARNGYRESPGCTGTGATSKALVDRTLDQTAFVTAWVIAAFAGYELIVAWTGIDLGAWFTVWAPLVPLIAVLVGFVPGCGPQIVVTSLYLSGVVPLSAQLGNAIANDGDALFPAIAMDPRAAWRATVLSSIPALIVAYVAFGVFGV